A window from Theobroma cacao cultivar B97-61/B2 chromosome 3, Criollo_cocoa_genome_V2, whole genome shotgun sequence encodes these proteins:
- the LOC18604506 gene encoding protein argonaute 1 isoform X1: MVRKKKSDAASAGGESSQSQDTGVGSGRGLPRHPQQQGGGGGGGYQAGRGWAPQSQQAGRGGYGGGGGGGGRGRGVSQQQFAGGPPEYQGRGRGGPSQQGGRGGYGSGRGGGSRGGGSFPGGSSRPPVPELHQATLSFQAAVTPQPAPSEAGSSSGPHDYAPLVQQVQQLSIQQEASQAVQPVPPSSKSVRFPLRPGKGCTGIKCIVKANHFFAELPDKDLHQYDVTITPEVTSRGVNRAVMGQLVKLYRESHLGKRLPAYDGRKSLYTAGPLPFVSKEFKITLIDEDDGSGVPRREREFRVVIKLAARADLHHLGLFLQGKQADAPQEALQVLDIVLRELPTTRYCPVGRSFYSPDLGRRQPLGEGLESWRGFYQSIRPTQMGLSLNIDMSSTAFIEPLPVIDFVTQLLNRDVSSRPLSDADRVKIKKALRGVKVEVTHRGNMRRKYRISGLTSQATRELTFPVDDRGTMKSVVEYFYETYGFIIQHTQWPCLQVGNQQRPNYLPMEVCKIVEGQRYSKRLNERQITALLKVTCQRPQEREYDIMKTVHHNAYHEDPYAKEFGIKISEKLASVEARILPAPWLKYHDTGREKDCLPQVGQWNMMNKKMVNGGTVNNWICINFSRQVQDSVARGFCYELAQMCYISGMAFTPEPVLPPISARPEQVEKVLKTRYHDAMTKLQPQNKELDLLIVILPDNNGSLYGDLKRICETDLGIVSQCCLTKHVYKMSKQYLANVALKINVKVGGRNTVLVDAISRRIPLVSDRPTIIFGADVTHPHPGEDSSPSIAAVVASQDWPEVTKYAGLVCAQAHRQELIQDLYKTWQDPVRGTVSGGMIKELLISFRRATGQKPQRIIFYRDGVSEGQFYQVLLYELDAIRKACASLEPNYQPPVTFVVVQKRHHTRLFANNHNDRNAVDKSGNILPGTVVDSKICHPTEFDFYLCSHAGIQGTSRPAHYHVLWDENKFTADALQSLTNNLCYTYARCTRSVSIVPPAYYAHLAAFRARFYMEPETSDSGSMTSGTAAGRGGVGGARSTRGPGASAAVRPLPALKENVKRVMFYC, encoded by the exons ATGGTTAGGAAGAAGAAATCCGATGCTGCTTCAGCTGGAGGTGAAAGTTCTCAGTCCCAAGATACAGGTGTTGGCAGCGGTCGTGGTCTCCCACGTCATCCTCAACAACAgggaggaggtggaggaggAGGCTACCAAGCTGGAAGAGGTTGGGCTCCTCAGTCCCAGCAAGCAGGTCGGGGAGGttatggtggtggtggtggtggtggtggtcgGGGTCGTGGCGTGTCCCAACAGCAGTTTGCTGGAGGACCCCCTGAATACCAAGGTAGGGGAAGGGGAGGGCCTTCCCAGCAAGGAGGTCGAGGGGGATATGGCAGTGGTCGAGGTGGTGGTAGCCGTGGAGGAGGATCTTTCCCCGGTGGATCATCCCGACCACCTGTACCCGAGCTGCACCAAGCAACCCTATCTTTTCAAGCTGCTGTGACCCCCCAGCCTGCCCCATCTGAGGCAGGTTCATCATCCGGACCACATGATTATGCGCCTCTGGTACAGCAAGTTCAGCAGCTGTCCATCCAGCAAGAAGCTAGCCAAGCAGTTCAGCCAGTCCCTCCCTCAAGCAAATCAGTGAGGTTTCCTCTTCGGCCTGGAAAGGGTTGCACTGGCATTAAGTGTATAGTCAAGGCTAATCATTTCTTTGCTGAACTTCCAGATAAAGATTTGCACCAGTATGAT GTCACTATAACACCGGAGGTTACATCACGAGGGGTGAACCGGGCTGTGATGGGACAACTGGTGAAATTATACAGAGAATCACATCTTGGAAAGCGCCTTCCTGCTTATGATGGCCGAAAGAGTCTTTACACTGCTGGACCTCTTCCTTTTGTGTCAAAGGAGTTTAAGATCACTCTTATTGATGAAGATGATGGGTCAGGAGTTCCAAG AAGAGAGCGCGAATTTAGAGTTGTGATCAAATTGGCTGCACGTGCTGATCTGCACCATCTTGGACTCTTTTTGCAAGGGAAGCAAGCTGATGCACCTCAGGAAGCCCTTCAAGTTCTTGACATTGTTCTTCGTGAGTTGCCTACTACTAG GTACTGTCCTGTTGGCCGTTCTTTTTACTCCCCTGATCTAGGAAGAAGGCAGCCTTTAGGTGAGGGACTAGAAAGCTGGCGTGGTTTCTACCAAAGCATTCGTCCAACACAGATGGGACTGTCACTGAATATTG ATATGTCTTCAACTGCTTTCATTGAGCCATTGCCAGTCATTGATTTCGTAACACAATTGCTAAATCGGGATGTTTCTTCAAGACCACTATCTGATGCTGATCGTGTAAAg ATCAAAAAGGCTCTTAGAGGAGTCAAGGTGGAAGTTACACATCGTGGAAACATGCGAAGAAAATATCGTATATCTGGTTTAACATCTCAAGCAACTAGGGAGCTGAC TTTTCCTGTGGATGATAGAGGTACAATGAAATCTGTTGTGGAGTACTTTTATGAAACTTATGGTTTCATCATTCAACACACTCAATGGCCATGTCTACAAGTGGGAAACCAGCAGAGACCAAATTATTTGCCTATGGAG GTATGCAAGATTGTTGAGGGTCAGAGGTACTCCAAGAGGTTGAATGAGAGACAGATCACTGCTTTGCTGAAGGTCACCTGCCAGCGCCCTCAGGAAAGAGAGTATGATATTATGAAG ACCGTACACCACAATGCTTATCATGAGGACCCCTATGCAAAAGAATTTGGAATTAAAATCAGTGAGAAGCTTGCTTCAGTTGAAGCACGTATTCTTCCCGCACCATGG CTTAAATATCATGATACGGGTAGAGAGAAGGATTGCCTGCCTCAAGTTGGGCAATGGAATATGATGAATAAG AAAATGGTTAATGGAGGGACTGTTAACAACTGGATCTGCATAAATTTTTCTCGGCAAGTCCAAGATAGTGTAGCCCGAGGTTTTTGTTATGAACTTGCACAAATGTGTTATATCTCTGGCATG GCTTTTACTCCTGAACCAGTGCTTCCTCCAATTAGTGCACGTCCTGAGCAGGTGGAGAAGGTCTTGAAAACACGGTATCATGATGCCATGACTAAACTCCAGCCCCAGAACAAGGAGCTTGACCTGCTTATTGTTATTCTGCCAGATAATAATGGCTCTCTTTATG GTGATTTGAAACGGATTTGTGAAACAGATCTTGGAATTGTTTCTCAGTGCTGCCTTACTAAACACGTATATAAAATGAGCAAACAATATTTGGCCAATGTGGCATTGAAGATTAATGTCAAGGTTGGAGGAAGGAATACAGTTCTTGTTGATGCAATATCACGAAGAATTCCTCTAGTTAGTGACCGGCCAACTATAATTTTTGGTGCTGATGTTACCCATCCTCACCCTGGGGAGGATTCAAGCCCCTCTATTGCAGCT gTTGTTGCCTCCCAAGATTGGCCTGAGGTTACGAAATATGCCGGCCTGGTTTGTGCTCAAGCTCATCGCCAGGAGCTTATTCAAGATTTATACAAGACATGGCAGGATCCTGTAAGGGGGACTGTGTCTGGTGGCATGATTAA GGAGCTCCTAATATCTTTCCGAAGAGCCACTGGACAGAAGCCACAGCGCATCATTTTCTACAG GGATGGTGTCAGTGAGGGCCAGTTTTATCAAGTCTTGCTGTATGAACTTGATGCTATTCGTAAG GCATGTGCCTCCTTGGAGCCAAACTATCAGCCTCCTGTTACTTTTGTTGTGGTACAAAAGCGACACCACACAAGGTTGTTTGCTAATAACCATAATGATCGCAATGCTGTTGACAAGAGTGGCAACATTTTACCTG GCACAGTTGTGGACTCCAAAATCTGTCATCCAACGGAGTTTGACTTCTACTTATGCAGCCATGCTGGGATTCAG GGTACAAGCCGTCCAGCACATTACCATGTGCTGTGGGATGAGAACAAGTTCACAGCTGATGCATTGCAGTCGCTCACAAACAACCTTTGCTATAC ATATGCAAGGTGCACGCGATCTGTGTCAATTG TTCCCCCTGCATATTATGCACATCTTGCTGCATTCCGAGCTCGTTTTTATATGGAACCGGAGACTTCAGACAGTGGATCAATGACAAGTGGGACAGCTGCTGGGCGTGGAGGTGTGGGGGGTGCACGAAGCACAAGAGGACCTGGTGCTAGTGCTGCTGTGAGACCTCTGCCTGCCTTGAAAGAAAATGTCAAGCGGGTTATGTTTTACTGCTAG
- the LOC18604505 gene encoding type 1 phosphatases regulator ypi1 — protein sequence MARPTATSTTGRPSSSTSSVTTTVTIDDSGASSQPQETLVLELRPRKKKVTWKKGTVDNEFMNKKSSKICCVFHKEKPFDEDDSDDEGHDHHHHQPSNGRDCSKDSCTAIST from the coding sequence ATGGCTCGACCGACAGCCACGAGCACAACAGGCAGGCCGTCATCATCAACCTCCTCCGTCACCACCACCGTAACGATCGATGACTCGGGCGCCTCCTCGCAACCTCAAGAAACCCTCGTCCTCGAACTCCGCCCcaggaaaaagaaagttaCGTGGAAAAAGGGAACCGTGGACAACGAGTTCATGAACAAGAAGAGCTCCAAGATCTGCTGCGTTTTCCATAAAGAAAAGCCCTTTGACGAGGACGATAGTGATGATGAGGGTCatgatcatcatcatcaccaacCATCCAACGGCCGTGATTGCTCCAAGGATAGCTGCACGGCCATCAGCACctga
- the LOC18604506 gene encoding protein argonaute 1 isoform X2 translates to MVRKKKSDAASAGGESSQSQDTGVGSGRGLPRHPQQQGGGGGGGYQAGRGWAPQSQQAGRGGYGGGGGGGGRGRGVSQQQFAGGPPEYQGRGRGGPSQQGGRGGYGSGRGGGSRGGGSFPGGSSRPPVPELHQATLSFQAAVTPQPAPSEAGSSSGPHDYAPLVQQVQQLSIQQEASQAVQPVPPSSKSVRFPLRPGKGCTGIKCIVKANHFFAELPDKDLHQYDVTITPEVTSRGVNRAVMGQLVKLYRESHLGKRLPAYDGRKSLYTAGPLPFVSKEFKITLIDEDDGSGVPREREFRVVIKLAARADLHHLGLFLQGKQADAPQEALQVLDIVLRELPTTRYCPVGRSFYSPDLGRRQPLGEGLESWRGFYQSIRPTQMGLSLNIDMSSTAFIEPLPVIDFVTQLLNRDVSSRPLSDADRVKIKKALRGVKVEVTHRGNMRRKYRISGLTSQATRELTFPVDDRGTMKSVVEYFYETYGFIIQHTQWPCLQVGNQQRPNYLPMEVCKIVEGQRYSKRLNERQITALLKVTCQRPQEREYDIMKTVHHNAYHEDPYAKEFGIKISEKLASVEARILPAPWLKYHDTGREKDCLPQVGQWNMMNKKMVNGGTVNNWICINFSRQVQDSVARGFCYELAQMCYISGMAFTPEPVLPPISARPEQVEKVLKTRYHDAMTKLQPQNKELDLLIVILPDNNGSLYGDLKRICETDLGIVSQCCLTKHVYKMSKQYLANVALKINVKVGGRNTVLVDAISRRIPLVSDRPTIIFGADVTHPHPGEDSSPSIAAVVASQDWPEVTKYAGLVCAQAHRQELIQDLYKTWQDPVRGTVSGGMIKELLISFRRATGQKPQRIIFYRDGVSEGQFYQVLLYELDAIRKACASLEPNYQPPVTFVVVQKRHHTRLFANNHNDRNAVDKSGNILPGTVVDSKICHPTEFDFYLCSHAGIQGTSRPAHYHVLWDENKFTADALQSLTNNLCYTYARCTRSVSIVPPAYYAHLAAFRARFYMEPETSDSGSMTSGTAAGRGGVGGARSTRGPGASAAVRPLPALKENVKRVMFYC, encoded by the exons ATGGTTAGGAAGAAGAAATCCGATGCTGCTTCAGCTGGAGGTGAAAGTTCTCAGTCCCAAGATACAGGTGTTGGCAGCGGTCGTGGTCTCCCACGTCATCCTCAACAACAgggaggaggtggaggaggAGGCTACCAAGCTGGAAGAGGTTGGGCTCCTCAGTCCCAGCAAGCAGGTCGGGGAGGttatggtggtggtggtggtggtggtggtcgGGGTCGTGGCGTGTCCCAACAGCAGTTTGCTGGAGGACCCCCTGAATACCAAGGTAGGGGAAGGGGAGGGCCTTCCCAGCAAGGAGGTCGAGGGGGATATGGCAGTGGTCGAGGTGGTGGTAGCCGTGGAGGAGGATCTTTCCCCGGTGGATCATCCCGACCACCTGTACCCGAGCTGCACCAAGCAACCCTATCTTTTCAAGCTGCTGTGACCCCCCAGCCTGCCCCATCTGAGGCAGGTTCATCATCCGGACCACATGATTATGCGCCTCTGGTACAGCAAGTTCAGCAGCTGTCCATCCAGCAAGAAGCTAGCCAAGCAGTTCAGCCAGTCCCTCCCTCAAGCAAATCAGTGAGGTTTCCTCTTCGGCCTGGAAAGGGTTGCACTGGCATTAAGTGTATAGTCAAGGCTAATCATTTCTTTGCTGAACTTCCAGATAAAGATTTGCACCAGTATGAT GTCACTATAACACCGGAGGTTACATCACGAGGGGTGAACCGGGCTGTGATGGGACAACTGGTGAAATTATACAGAGAATCACATCTTGGAAAGCGCCTTCCTGCTTATGATGGCCGAAAGAGTCTTTACACTGCTGGACCTCTTCCTTTTGTGTCAAAGGAGTTTAAGATCACTCTTATTGATGAAGATGATGGGTCAGGAGTTCCAAG AGAGCGCGAATTTAGAGTTGTGATCAAATTGGCTGCACGTGCTGATCTGCACCATCTTGGACTCTTTTTGCAAGGGAAGCAAGCTGATGCACCTCAGGAAGCCCTTCAAGTTCTTGACATTGTTCTTCGTGAGTTGCCTACTACTAG GTACTGTCCTGTTGGCCGTTCTTTTTACTCCCCTGATCTAGGAAGAAGGCAGCCTTTAGGTGAGGGACTAGAAAGCTGGCGTGGTTTCTACCAAAGCATTCGTCCAACACAGATGGGACTGTCACTGAATATTG ATATGTCTTCAACTGCTTTCATTGAGCCATTGCCAGTCATTGATTTCGTAACACAATTGCTAAATCGGGATGTTTCTTCAAGACCACTATCTGATGCTGATCGTGTAAAg ATCAAAAAGGCTCTTAGAGGAGTCAAGGTGGAAGTTACACATCGTGGAAACATGCGAAGAAAATATCGTATATCTGGTTTAACATCTCAAGCAACTAGGGAGCTGAC TTTTCCTGTGGATGATAGAGGTACAATGAAATCTGTTGTGGAGTACTTTTATGAAACTTATGGTTTCATCATTCAACACACTCAATGGCCATGTCTACAAGTGGGAAACCAGCAGAGACCAAATTATTTGCCTATGGAG GTATGCAAGATTGTTGAGGGTCAGAGGTACTCCAAGAGGTTGAATGAGAGACAGATCACTGCTTTGCTGAAGGTCACCTGCCAGCGCCCTCAGGAAAGAGAGTATGATATTATGAAG ACCGTACACCACAATGCTTATCATGAGGACCCCTATGCAAAAGAATTTGGAATTAAAATCAGTGAGAAGCTTGCTTCAGTTGAAGCACGTATTCTTCCCGCACCATGG CTTAAATATCATGATACGGGTAGAGAGAAGGATTGCCTGCCTCAAGTTGGGCAATGGAATATGATGAATAAG AAAATGGTTAATGGAGGGACTGTTAACAACTGGATCTGCATAAATTTTTCTCGGCAAGTCCAAGATAGTGTAGCCCGAGGTTTTTGTTATGAACTTGCACAAATGTGTTATATCTCTGGCATG GCTTTTACTCCTGAACCAGTGCTTCCTCCAATTAGTGCACGTCCTGAGCAGGTGGAGAAGGTCTTGAAAACACGGTATCATGATGCCATGACTAAACTCCAGCCCCAGAACAAGGAGCTTGACCTGCTTATTGTTATTCTGCCAGATAATAATGGCTCTCTTTATG GTGATTTGAAACGGATTTGTGAAACAGATCTTGGAATTGTTTCTCAGTGCTGCCTTACTAAACACGTATATAAAATGAGCAAACAATATTTGGCCAATGTGGCATTGAAGATTAATGTCAAGGTTGGAGGAAGGAATACAGTTCTTGTTGATGCAATATCACGAAGAATTCCTCTAGTTAGTGACCGGCCAACTATAATTTTTGGTGCTGATGTTACCCATCCTCACCCTGGGGAGGATTCAAGCCCCTCTATTGCAGCT gTTGTTGCCTCCCAAGATTGGCCTGAGGTTACGAAATATGCCGGCCTGGTTTGTGCTCAAGCTCATCGCCAGGAGCTTATTCAAGATTTATACAAGACATGGCAGGATCCTGTAAGGGGGACTGTGTCTGGTGGCATGATTAA GGAGCTCCTAATATCTTTCCGAAGAGCCACTGGACAGAAGCCACAGCGCATCATTTTCTACAG GGATGGTGTCAGTGAGGGCCAGTTTTATCAAGTCTTGCTGTATGAACTTGATGCTATTCGTAAG GCATGTGCCTCCTTGGAGCCAAACTATCAGCCTCCTGTTACTTTTGTTGTGGTACAAAAGCGACACCACACAAGGTTGTTTGCTAATAACCATAATGATCGCAATGCTGTTGACAAGAGTGGCAACATTTTACCTG GCACAGTTGTGGACTCCAAAATCTGTCATCCAACGGAGTTTGACTTCTACTTATGCAGCCATGCTGGGATTCAG GGTACAAGCCGTCCAGCACATTACCATGTGCTGTGGGATGAGAACAAGTTCACAGCTGATGCATTGCAGTCGCTCACAAACAACCTTTGCTATAC ATATGCAAGGTGCACGCGATCTGTGTCAATTG TTCCCCCTGCATATTATGCACATCTTGCTGCATTCCGAGCTCGTTTTTATATGGAACCGGAGACTTCAGACAGTGGATCAATGACAAGTGGGACAGCTGCTGGGCGTGGAGGTGTGGGGGGTGCACGAAGCACAAGAGGACCTGGTGCTAGTGCTGCTGTGAGACCTCTGCCTGCCTTGAAAGAAAATGTCAAGCGGGTTATGTTTTACTGCTAG